The nucleotide sequence GGTCGGGCCCCAGGACGGCGGTCAGCTCGCGGACCAGCAGCTCCCGCAGCTCGGCGCCGGAGGCGGTCGCCAGGACCATCGTCTGGGTGCGCAGCCGGTCGACGATCTCGGTGGTGGCCGCCACCCCGACGTCGGCGGCCAGCAGGGTCTCCTCGATCTCCTCCCAGTCGTCCTCGGTGAGCTTCTCCCGGGCGAGGACGGTGAGCAGCCCTCGCCCGAGCGAGGACTGCGACCGGGCCAGCCGCGAGCGGAGGCGGATCAGCCGGCCGGCCGAGGGCGGCGGCGTCTCGAACACCAGCCCCGGCTCGGGCTCGGCCGGGGGCAGCTCGACCGGCGCCTCGGTCTCCGGCGGGAGCCCCAGCCCCGACGCGGTGGCGCCCGTGGGGCGCGGCTCCTCGACGGGCGCGGGCGGCCGCGGGCGGGTGAGGGTCGTGCCTGCGGTGGCGTCGTCGTCGAGCCGGAAGGTCCGCCGGCCGCGCCCCACCAGCAGGCCCACTCCGAGGATCACCGCGACCACCAGGATCGCGATCGCGATCAGCACGAATTCCATGACCCGAGTCTCCCAGCACTCCTCCGGGAAGCTCCGCGGGGACACCGTTCCCCTCCGGCCCCGGCGTAGGACAGGCTGTGCCCATGCCGCACCCCAGCTCCAGCGACCCCGCCCTCGTGCTGGGCCCGCTCCTGCGGCACGTCGACCCCGTCTCCGCCACCGTCTGGGTGGAGACCGACCGGCCGTGCGAGGTCGACGTGCTGGGCCGGCGCGCCCGGACGTTCACCGTGGGCGGCCACCACTACGCGCTGGTCCTGGTGGAGGACCTCGCCCCGGGGAGCACCACGCCGTACGAGGTGCGCCTCGACGGCACGCGGGTGTGGCCGCCGCGGGACTCGGAGTTCCCGCCCAGCCGGATCCGCACGCCCGGCCGGCCCGGCCCCTTCCGGCTGGCATTCGGATCGTGCCGGTACGCCAGCCCGCAGACCGTCGAGGACTCCGAGGGCATCCCGCCGGACGCACTGGACCTCTACGCCAAGCGGCTGGTGGCGCAGCCAGAGGACCGCTGGCCCGACGCGCTGGTCCTCCTGGGCGACCAGGTGTACGCCGACGAGCTGACCGAGCACACCCGCGGGTGGCTGTCCCGCCGCCGGAGCGGAGCCGCGGAGGAGACGGCCCCGGCCGCCCAGGTCGCCGACTTCGAGGAGTACACCCAGCTCTACGTCGAGTCCTGGCAGGACCCCCAGGTCCGGTGGCTGCTCTCGACCGTCCCGTCCTCGATGATCTTCGACGACCACGAGATGATCGACGACTGGAACAGCTCGGCCGCCTGGCGCGAGAAGATCATCCGCAACGACTGGTGGACCGGCCGGATCTGCGGCGGCCTGGTCAGCTACTGGGTCTACCAGCACCTGGGCAACCTCAGCCCCCAGGAACTGGCCGACAACAAGATCTGGCGGGCGATCCAGGACCTCTCGGACGCCTCCCCGTCGGGCCCCGTGGACGCCGAACCGCTCCTGCGCGAGATGGCCGCGCGGGCCGACGAGGACCCGGCCAGCGTGCGCTGGAGCTACGTGCGGCACTGGGGGGACGTCCGGCTGGTCATGATCGACAGCCGGGCCGGCCGGGTGCTGGAGGAGACCGGCCGCCGGATGCTCGACGACGCGGAGTTCGAGTGGGTCGAGGCCGCGATGCGGCGGGCCGCCGACGAGGAGGTGCAGCACCTCGTCCTCGGCACCTCGCTGCCGTGGCTGCTCCCCCACGCCGTCGACTCGCTGGAGCGGTGGAACGCGACGCTGAACCTGACGCACCACGGCCGGTGGCGCGGACGCCTGGCCGAGGCGCTCCGGCAGATGGCCGATCTCGAGCACTGGGCGGCCTTCGGGCACTCCTTCGACCGGCTCGGCCGCGCGATCACCGGCGTCGCCCGTGGCGAGCACGGCCGGGCACCGGCGACCACGCTGGTGATCTCCGGCGACGTCCACCACGCCTACTCCGCCCAGGTGGTCGAGCCGGGCGACCTGCAGGGGCGGGTGCACCAGCTCACCGTGTCGCCGCTGCACAACCAGGCGCCGCACCCGATCAAGGTCGCCTTCCGGATCGGGTGGAGCCAGCGGGCCCGGCGGCTCTCCGAGCGGCTGGCCCGCCTGGTCGGCGCCGCACCGCGGAGCATCGAGTGGGAGAAGCAGGTCGGCCCCTACTTCGGCAACCAGATCGGTGAGCTGGTCCTGACCGGGCGGGAGGCGCGCTTCGTGCTGTCGGTGAGCGAGCGGGGATCGCAGGAGCTGACCGAGGTCGTGGACATGCCGCTGTCGGACGCCTGAGAGGGTGGAGCGGTGACGAAGCCGGCCCCCGGTCCCGACCAGCCGCCCATCCCGGTGCGGCTGGTCACCTTCAACACCCACCACGGTGTGGGCGACGACGCGCGGCACGACCTCCCCCGGCTGGCCACCCTGCTGGCGTCGGTGGACGCCGACGTCATCTGCCTGCAGGAGGTGGACCGCTACTTCGGCGAGCGGAGCGAGGACGTCGACCAGGCGCTGCTGCTCTCCCGCGCGCTGGACATGCAGCTGGCCTGGGGGCCGGCCATCGACGAGCCCCGCCCCGGCGACGAGCCGCGGCGCCAGTACGGCAACGCGCTGCTGTCGCGGCTGCCCATCCTGATCAGCGACGTCCACCGGCTGCCCGGCAGCGGGGAGCCGCGCAGCGCGCTCCGCACCATGATCGAGCTCGACGGCGGGGCGCTGTGGATCACCGCCACCCACCTGACCACCCGGTCGGCGGAGGTGCGCGGGACGCAGGTGGCGGCGCTGGCCGATCTGCACACCGAGCCGATGGACACCGGCGTCCTGGTCGGCGACTTCAACACCGGGCCCGACGCCCCCGAGCTCGACGTCCTGCGGCAGCGGTTCACCGACGCCTGGCGGCTGGCGCGGGCCCGGGACGACCAGGCGGGCTGGAAGTTCTGGCAGAAGGACGAAGGGCTGACCCACCCGGCCCACTCACCGAGCAAGCGGATCGACCACGTCTGGGTGTCCGCCGGGGTCGCCGTCGCCGGCGCATACGTGCTCGACGCCGAGGGTGCGTCGGACCACCTCCCGGTCGTCGTCGACCTCGAGGTCCGCAGCGGCGTCTGAGGCATAGGAAGCCATGCCTGCGGTTCCCGCCCCGAATGCGTAGGCATGGCTTCCTATGCCTACGCGCGGGGATCAGGCGGGTTCCGCCTCGCGGAGCCGCTGGCTGATCACCCCGGTGATGCCGTCGCCCCGCATGCTCACGCCGTAGAGGGCGTCGGCGATCTCCATCGTCCGCTTCTGGTGGGTGATGATGATCAGCTGCGACGTCGACCGCAGCTGCTCGACCAGGACGAGCAGCCGGCCGAGGTTGACGTCGTCGAGCGCGGCCTCGACCTCGTCGAGCACGTAGAACGGCGAGGGCCGGGCGCGGAAGATCGCCACCAGCAGCGCGACCGCCGTCAGCGACCGCTCGCCGCCGGAGAGGAGCGAGAGCCGCTTCACCTTCTTGCCCGGAGGGCGGGCCTCGACCTCGATGCCGGTCGTGAGCATGCTGTCGGGCTCGGTGAGCACCAGCCGTCCGGAGCCACCGGGGAAGAGCGTCGCGAACACCTGCTCGAACTCGCGGGCGACGTCGGCGAAGGCCGCGGCGAAGACGTCGTGGATGCGGTTGTCGACCTCACGGACGACGGTCAGCAGGTCCTTGCGGGTGCTCTTGAGGTCCTCCAGCTGGGTGGCGAGGAAGGTGTGCCGCTCCTCCAGCGCCGCGAACTCCTCCAGCGCCAGCGGGTTGACCTTGCCCAGGGTGGCGAGGTCGCGCTCGGCACGGGCGACCCGGCGCTCCTGCACCGCCCGGTCGTAGGGCCGGGCGTCGGGGGCGGGCTGCCCGGCCGCCTCGGCCTCGGCGACCAGCTGGGGTGACGGCGGCACCGGCGTCGCGGGCCCGTACTCGGCGAGCAGGGTCGGCAGGTCGACGCCGTACTCCTCGGCGGCCCGGTTCTCCAGCGACTCGATGCGGTAGCGCTGCTCGGTGCGCGCCACCTCGTCGCGGTGCACCTCGTCGGTGAGCCGGTCGAGCTCGGCGGTGGCCGCGCGCACCCGGCCGCGCACCTCCAGCAGCTCCGCCTCGTACGTGCTCCGGGACGACGCGAGGGCGTCCCGCTCGGCGGCGGCGCGGGCCAGCGACGCACCCAGCGCGGTCAGCGCGGACTCGGCGTCCCGGCGCACGGCGGCGGCCACGGCCGCGCCGCGTTCCCGTGCGACCCGCGCCGCGGCGGCCCGCTCCCGGGCCGCCCGCTCCTGCCGGGCCTGCCGGCGCAGCGACTCCGCCCGCCCCTGCAGGGCCCGCGCCCGCTCCTCCGCGGTGCGGACGGCGAGGCGCGCCTCCGTCTCGGCCCGCCGGGCCGTGGCGACCTCGGCGCGCAGCCGGTCCCGGTCCTCGGTGGGCGGCTCGTCGGCCACCGGCGCCGCCTGCGCCCCGGCCAGCCGCGCCTCCAGCGTCGCCAAGGCGGCGCCCGCCCGCTCCAGCGACTCCTCGGCGCGCACGCGGGCGGCCGCGTGGCGGTCGGCCTCCGCGGACGCCGAACGGGCGGCGGCGCCCAGCTCGGCCAACGCGGTCGCCTCGGCCGAGCGGGTGCGGTCGGCGGCCTGCCGGGCGGCGAGCGCCGCCTCGACGTCGGCGGAGCGGGCCTGCGCGGTACGGCGGGCCTCGGCCAGCTCGTCGGCGAGCCGCGCCGCGGCGGCGCTGGCGGTGGCGAGCTCGGCCTCGGCCTCGTCGACGCGGGCCCGGACCTCCAGGTTCGACGGCGCATCGGTCTGCCCGCCGAGCGCCCAGTCGGCGCCGAGCAGGTCGCCGGTCGCGGTGACCGCCCGCACGCGGGGGTGGGTGCGCACCAGGGTGACGGCGGCGGCGAGGTCGGGGACGAGCGCGACCCGCTCGAGGGCCCGGGCCAGCGCGGGGCGCAGCGGCTCGGGCGCCCGCACCGCGTCCAGCGCCCAGCGGATGCCCTCGGGCAGCTCCGGCCAGCCGTCACGGGGCACGGGGGGCAGTCCGCCGGTGACCAGGAGGCCGGCCCGCCCACCGCCGGTGCTGGTCAGGTGGGTCAGCGCGGCGGCGGCCTCGGCGACCCCGGAGACGACGACGGCGTCGGCCATGCCCCCGAGCGCGGCGGCGACCGCCACCTCGTCGCCCGGCGCCACGGTCAGCTGCTCGGTCAGCGGGCCGAGCACGCCGGCGAGGTCGGCGCCGAGCACGGCGGCGGCGCCGTCGGCCGGGGCGAGCCCCATCGCGAGGGCGTCCCGGCGGGCCTGCCAGGAGGCGCGGTCGCGCTCGGCGGCGCGCTCGGCCTCGGCCAGCTCGGTGACCCGGCGGGCCGCGGCGGCGTGCAGGGCGACGGCGTCCTCGTGCGCGGCGACGAGGGCGACGTCGGTGTCCTCCTGCTCGGTGACCCGGCCGCGGCGGTCGGCCAGCCGCTCGGCGGCGACCTCGGCGCGGTCGGCGGCCTCGGCGGCGGCGAGCGTCAGCCGGTCGATCTCGGCCTGACCGGCCCCGACCCGGGACCGCGCCGCGGCGACCTCGCCCGACAGCCGGGCCAGGCTCTCGCGCCGGTCGGCGAGCGCGCGGGCCGCGGCGACCCACGCCGTCTCCGCGTCGGCGAGCGACCGCTCCAGCTCCGCGCGGCCGGCCACGACCCTGCCGAGCCGCTCCCGCTCGGCAGCCAGACCGGCGGCGAGCTCGGCCTCGGTCGCGGCGACCCTGTCGGCCTCGGCCTCCAGCTGGTCGGGATCACGCCCGGCCGCGGCGGCCGGCGCGGCCGCGGACAGGTGCCGGTGCCGCTCGGCGGCCAGCTGCGCCACGCTGCGGAAGCGCTCGCCGAGCGCGGAGAGCCGGTACCAGGTGTCGGAGGCGACCTGCAGCTGCGGGGCCGTCTCCGCCAGCGTGCTCTCCAGCGCCCCCTCCCGGCGGGAGACCTCGGCCAGCTCGCGCTCGACGAGCGTGCGCCGGGCCCGGGCGGCGGTCTCGTCGGCGACGTCCCGGTCGAGGGCGTCGCGCAGCTGCACGAGGTCGTCGGCGAGCAGCCGGAGGCGGGCGTCGCGCAGGTCGGCCTGGACGCCTGCGGCGCGGCGGGCCACCTCCGCCTGCCGGCCGAGCGGCTTGAGCTGACGACGCAGCTCGGCGGTGAGGTCGGCGAGCCGGTCGAGGTTGGCCTGCATCCCGTCGAGCTTGCGGAGCGCCTTCTCCTTGCGCTTGCGGTGCTTGAGGACGCCGGCCGCCTCCTCGATGAACGCGCGGCGGTCCTCGGGACGGCCGGACAGGACGGCGTCGAGCTGGCCCTGACCGACGATGACGTGCATCTCGCGGCCGATGCCGGAGTCGCTGAGCAGTTCCTGGACGTCGAGCAGCCGCACCTTGTCGCCGTTGATCTCGTACTCGCTCTCACCGGAGCGGTACATGCGGCGGGTGATCGACACCTCGGTGTACTCGATCGGCAGGGCGCCGTCGGCGTTGTCGATCGTGAGCGTCACCTCGGCCCGGCCCAGCGCGGGGCGGCCGGCGGTGCCGGCGAAGATGACGTCCTCCATCTTGCCGCCGCGCAGGCTCTTGGCGCCCTGCTCGCCGAGCACCCAGGCGATGGCGTCGACGACGTTGGACTTGCCCGACCCGTTGGGGCCGACGACGGCGGTGATCCCCGGCTCGAGCCGCAGTGTGGTCGCGGACGCGAAGGACTTGAAGCCCTTCAGCGTGAGGCTCGACAGGTGCACGGGAAGAGGACTCTAGCCGCGATCCTCCCCGGTCAGGGGAACGGCGAGGCCGGTGGTGCCGGTGGGACGGGGCCGGTCAGGCCAGCGCGGGCTCGGCGTTGTCGCCGGCCAGGGAGAGCAGCTCGTGGGCGATGGCGTGGTCGCGCTGCGCCCGCATCTCGGCGAGCTCCTCCTCGAGCCGGCGCACCTTGGCCCGGAGAGCGGCGTTCTCCTCCACCATCCGGAGTTCCGCGAGGGTGACGACCGAACCGAACAGGGCCTTGGCCATGGCTGTGACGGCCTTTCACGAGCGAGAGGGGGTGACTGGCGCCCCGGGAACCGGTCGGCGCGGTGCTGGTCCTCCCAGGGTGACAGTCACCGCCTGCCTTGGCAACGGCGCCACAGCGAGGCTCACGTGTCCGGGTGATGTCGCGTTCGTCACTCCGTGGTGAACGTCCGCACCCCGCGCGGCTGCTCGTCGCGGACGTCGACCCGCGTCACGGTGCCGGGTGCGTCCGGGCCGTCCAGTGCGCCCAGGACCCGGGCCACGGCGTCGTCGTCGCCCTCGAGGACGACCTCGACCCGGCCGTCGGGGAGGTTGGTGGCCGAGCCGGACACCCCCGCGCGCTCGGCGCGGCCGCGCACGAACCACCGGTACCCGACGCCCTGGACGTGCCCCGAGACGACGGCGACCGCGCGGCGGCTCATGACCGCCGGGTCCGCGGGCGGGGCTGGCAGGCCGGGCAGCTGTAGCTCGACCGGTTCATGAACGACTCGCGGCGGATCGCCGTCCCGCACCGCGGGCACGGCCGGTCGCCCTGCCCGTAGACGGCCAGGAACCGGGAGAAGTAGCCGCTCTGGCCGTTGACGTCGACGTACAGCGAGTCGAACGAGGTCCCGCCCTGGGCGAGCGCCTCGCCCAGCACGTCGCGGACGCCGTCGAGCAGGTCGGCGACCTGGGCGCGGGTGAGCTTGTCGGTCGGGCGGGCGCCGTGCAGGCGGGCCCGCCACAGCGCCTCGTCGGCGTAGATGTTGCCGACGCCGCCGATGAGGGTCTGGTCGAGCAGCGCCCGCTTGACCTCGGTGCGGCGGCGGCGGAGCGCGGCCGAGAAGGCGTCGACGTCGAAGGAGGGGTCGAGCGGGTCGATCGCGATGTGCGCGAGGCGGGCCGGGATCCTCTCCCCCTCGCTCTCCTCCACGGCCAGGCCCCCGAACGTGCGCTGGTCGACGAAGCGCAGCTCCCGGCCGCCGTCGGTGAAGGTGAACCGGGCCCGCAGGTGGGTCTCGTCCGGCGCCGAGGGCTTCTCGACCAGGAGCTGACCGCTCATGCCGAGGTGGGCGACGAGCGACCGCCCCGACGGGGCGCCGTCGGGCTCGGCGAGGGGCAGCCAGAGGTACTTGCCGCGCCGGTGGGCCGCGGCGAGCGTGCGCCCGGTGAGCACCTGCACGAAGTGGTCGGGGCCCTCGAGGTGCCGGCGGACGGCGCGCGGGTGGTGCACCTCGACGGCGGCCACGGTGCGGCCGGCCACCCACTGCTCCAGGCCCCGGCGCACCACCTCGACCTCGGGCAGCTCCGGCATGGCTCAGTCCTCCGACAACGAGCGATAGGCGGCCTCGGCGGCCTCCTGCTCGGCGGCCTTCTTCGTGCGACCGTGGCCGGTGCCGCGGACCAGGCCGGCCAGCAGCACCGCCGCGGTGAACGTCTTGGCGTGGTCGGGGCCCTCGTCGTCCACCCGGTAGACGGGCGCACCGAGGCCCTGGGCGGCGCCGAGCTCCTGGAGGCTGGTCTTCCAGTCCAGGCCGGCCCCGCGGGTGGCCGCCTCGACCAGCAGCGGGTCGAACAGCCGGTGCACGATCGCCGCGGCGGTGTCCAGCCCGCAGCCGAGGTGGATCGCGCCGATCAGCGCCTCGAGCGCGTCGGCGAGGATCGAGTCCTTCTCCCGGCCGCCGGTGGTCTCCTCGCCGCGCCCGAGCAGCAGGTGCGGGCCGAGGCCGCCGTCGCCGAGCCGGCGGGCGACCTTCGCCAGCGAGGTCATGTTGACCACCGAGGCACGCAGCTTGGCCAGCTGACCCTCGGGGAGGTCGGGCTGGCTGCGGTAGAGCTCGTCGGTGACGACCAGCCCGAGCACCGAGTCGCCCAGGAACTCCAGGCGCTCGTTGGTCGGCAGGCCGCCGTTCTCGTACGCGAACGACCGGTGGGTCAGCGTCAGCCCGAGCAGGTCACCCGGCAGTGCGACGCCCAGGGCGTCGTCCAGCCAGGCGGCGGCCCGCTCGGTGTGCGCCGCTCCCCCGGGGTCGGGGACCGTGCCGGGGGCGCGGCCGCCTCCGGCATCCTCGGCAGGATGCGTGGCGGCGGCCGTCGTCCCCATGGCGGTGGTGGTGCGAGAGGTCAGACGGAGAGGACCTGGCGGCCGTCGTACTGGCCGCAGGTGGGGCAGGCCTGGTGCGGGGGCTTGAGCTCGCCGCAGGCGCGGTTGGGGCACGGCGACAGGGTCGGCGCGGTGGCCTTCCACTGCGACCGGCGCATGCGGGTGTTGGCCCGCGACATCTTCCGCTTCGGAACGGCCACGATCAGTTCTCCTCTGGGGTGGTGGATTCGCCGGGGGTGTCCGGCGAGGAAGCGAAACGGTCCGCGAGGGCGGCCCAGCGCGGGTCGGTGACCTCGTGGGTGTGGTCGGCCGGCAGGTCGTCGACCCGCTGACCGCAGCCGACGCAGAGGCCGCCGCAGTCGTCGGTGCAGACGGGCGCCAGCGGGAGGCTCAGGACGACGGTGTCCCGCGCCAGCGGCTCGAGGTCGAGGAAGTCGCCCTCGACCCGGCGCACCTCGTCCTCCTCGCTCGTCGCCTCCGTGGTGCTGCCCGAGTAGGCGTACAGCTCCTGGACGTCGAGGGAGAGCGTGTCCTCGATCGGCTCGAGGCAGCGGGCGCAGGAGCCGACGACGGGGACGTCGAGCTCGCCGGTGACGAGCACGCCCTCCATGACCGACTCGAGCCGCAGCCGGACGCGGACCTCGGCGGACTCGGGGACCCCGATGAGCTCGACCCGCCAGTCACCCGGCGCGGGCGCGGTCCGCTCGATCTCGTGCAGCGAGCCCGCGCGCCGGCCCAGTTCCCGGAGGTCGACCTTCCAGGGGTTGGCGGCGGGACGCCGGTCCTCGGAGGACGCGGCGCCGGGGCGGTTCGGCTGAGCGCTAGGCATGTCGGTACTCGCGGTCGGTAGCGGGGGGATGGCCGGCCGGGGCGGAGAGCCACCGATGGCCGGACCAGGGATCGAGACTACCCGATCGCCCTGCGGGTCGGTCCGTGCGGAAGGTCTCAGGGCTCGCGCAGGGTGGTGCGGGCCTTGTCGACGGAGCGGAGCATCCGCTCCAGCGTCGCCCCGAACTCGGCGAGCCGGGTGTCGACGTACTCGTCGACCTCGCTCCGCATCCGGGCCGCGTCGGCGTGCGACTGCGCCCCGAGCTCGTCGGCGCGGTCGACCGCCGTGCGGTACACCTCGGTCTCGGTGATCAGCCGCTCGTGCTCGGCGTGGGCCTCGGCGATGAGGGCGGCGCGGTGCCGGCGGCCCTCGGCGACCAGCGCCTCGGCCTCGGCCTCGGCATCGAGGACGATCTGATCGGCGTCGGCCTGCGCCGCGGCGAGCAGGTCGTCGCGCTGACGGCGAGCGGTGCCGAGGATCTCGTCGCGCTGGCGGCGGGCCTGCGCGATCAGCTGCTCGGCCTCCGCCCGGGTGCTGCCGGTCAGCCGCTCCGCCTCGGCCTGCGCCGCGGACAGGATCTCGGTGCGCTGCTCGACGATGGCGCCGGCGGCCTGGACGTCCTCGGGCAGCGACTCCCGCAGGTCGTCGAGCAGGTCCAGCACGTGGTCGCGCGGCACCATGCAGGAACTCGACATGGGCATGCTGCGGGCGTTCTCGATGACCGTCGTCAGCTCGTCGACCGTCTCGTAGAGCCGGTAGACGACCTCGGTCGTGGAGCTGCGCGGCGGGCGGGTCATCGGCCGGCCCGCCGGGCGTGCTCGGCCAGCCGGTCGTGCACCGCCTTGGGCACCAGCCGCGAGACGTCACCGCCGAAGGTGGCGATCTGCTTGACCAGGCTGGAGGACAGGTGGCCCACCTGCGGTGCGGTGGGCACGAAGAGGGTCTCGACGGCGGCCAGCTCACGGTTCATCTGGGCCATCTGCAGCTCGTACTCGAAGTCGCTGACCGCGCGCAGCCCCTTGACGATCACCGGGATGTCGTGGCTGCGGCAGTAGTCGACCAGCAGGCCGGAGAAGCTGTCGACGGTGACGTTGGGCAGCTCGGAGACGGCGTCGCGCAGCAGCTCCATGCGCTCCTCGACCGGGAAGAGCCCGGCCTTGCCCGGGTTGACCAGCACGGCCACGACCAGCTCGTCGTAGAGCCCGGCGGCCCGGTTGATGACGTCGACGTGCCCGTTGGTGACCGGATCGAAGGAACCTGGGCAGACGGCACGCCTCACGGACGCCGACCGTACCGGAGCACGGCCTCGCCGTAGCGGCGATCGCGCAGACCTTCCAGGGGTGTCGGCCATTCCCAGGGCTGTTCGCGGCTGGACCGCTCGACCACGACGACGCCGCCGGGCAGCAGCCACCCGCCGGTGACCAGGGTGCGGAGCACGTCCTGCACCTCGTCCGCGGCGACGTCGTAGGGCGGGTCGGCGAGCACGACGTCGAAGGCAGCCGGCGGCGCGCCGGCGAGGACCGCGGGCACCGAACCGGCGATCACACGGCCCCCGGGCAGCCCGACGGCGGCCAGGTTGGCCCGCAGGACGGGCAGCACGCGGGGGCCGGACTCCACGAAGACGACGGACGCCGCCCCGCGGGAGAGCGCCTCGAGGCCCAGCGCTCCCGAGCCGGCGTACAGGTCGAGCACCGCCGCGCCGTCGAGGTCCACCAGCGAGCCGAGCGAGTTGAACAGCGCCCCGCGGGCCTTGTCACCGGTCGGCCGCACGCCGGCCGGCGGCACCGCGAGCCGCCGCCCGCGGGCGAGCCCCGAGATCACCCGTGTCACGCCTTCTCCAACCACTCGGCGCGCTCGTCGCTGGCGAGGGCCGCGACCTCCGCGGCCAGGCCGGGGTGGTCGGCGAGCCCGCGGTCGGTGGACAGCAGCGCGGTCGCCTCGGCGCGGGCCCCGGCGATCAGCTCCTCGTCCGCCAGCAGCGACAGCAGCTTGATGCCCGAGCGCCGGCCGGACTGCGCGGCGCCGAGGACGTCGCCCTCCCGCCGGGTCTCGAGGTCCAGCCGGGCGAGCTCGAAGCCGTCGGAGGTGGACGCGACGGCGGCCAGCCGCTGCCCGGTGGGCGACGACGACGGCGCCTCGGTGACCAGCAGGCAGAGACCGGCGTGCGCGCCGCGGGCGACCCGGCCGCGCAGCTGGTGCAGCTGGCTGACGCCGAACCGGTCGGCGTCCATGACGACCATGACCGTGGCGTTCGGGACGTCCACCCCGACCTCGACGACCGTGGTGGCGACGAGCACGTCGATCTCCCCCGCGGCGAAGGCGCGCATGACGGCGTCCTTCTCCTCGGGGGTCATCCGGCCGTGCAGGACGTCGAGCCGCAGGCCGGCCAGCGGGCCGCTGCGCAGGATCTCGGCGACGTCGAGGACGGCCAGCGGTGGCCGCCGGTCGCTGCGGCCCTCCTCCTCGGCGGGGGCGCCGTCGGCGTCCTCGGGCTCGTCGTCGGGGCCGGCCTTGTCGTCCGGGCTGTCGCCGATGCGCGGGCACACCACGTAGGCCTGGCGGCCGGCGGCGATCTCCTCCCGGAGCCGCACCCACGCGCGGTCCAGCCAGGCCGGCTTCTCGACGACCGGCACCACCGAGCTCGTGACGCCCCCGCGGCCGCTCGGGAGCTGCCGGAGGGTGGAGATCTCCAGGTCGCCGTAGACGGTCATCGCCACCGTGCGGGGGATCGGCGTGGCCGTCATCACGAGGACGTGCGGCGGCCGGCTGCCCTTGGCGCGCAGCGCGTCGCGCTGCTCCACGCCGAAGCGGTGCTGCTCGTCGACGACGACGAGGCCGAGGTCGGCGAACTCGACGCCCTCCTGCAGCAGGGCGTGGGTGCCGACGACGATGCCCGCCCGCCCCTCCGCGACCTCGGCGCGCGCCTCGCGTCGGGCGGCGGTCCTGAGCGAGCCCGTGAGCAGGGTGACCCGGGTGCCGGCGGGGTCGCCGTCGAGCTCCCCGGCACGGCCGAGCGGGCCGAGCAGCGCGCGGATGCCGCGGGCGTGCTGGGCGGCGAGGACCTCGGTGGGAGCGAGCAGCGCGGCCTGTCCCCCGGCGTCGACGACCTGGGCCATGGCGCGCAGGGCGACGACGGTCTTGCCCGACCCCACCTCGCCCTGGAGCAGCCGGTGCATCGGCTGGTCCCGGTCGAGCTCGGCGGCCAGCTCCTCCCCCACGGCCCGCTGGCCGTCGGTGAGGGCGAAGGGCAGGGCGGCGTCGACGGCGTCGAGCAGGCCGCCGGCCTTCCGGGGGCGGGCGGTGCCCGGCTCCAGCGCGGCGGCCCGCCGGCGGGCGGCGAGGGTGAGCTGGAGGGTGAGCGCCTCGTCCCACTTCAGCCGGTGCTCGGCGCGCTCGACGTCTTCCGTGGTGGTGGGCCGGTGGATGTCGAGGAGGGCCGCGGCGAGCGGGAGCAGGCCGTGCCGCACGCGGATCTCCTCGGGCAGCGGGTCCTCGACGAGGTCGCCGAACCCCCCGCCGCCGCCCACCAGCAGCCGGATCGACTTCTGGATGACCCAGCTGGAGACGTCCTTGCTCGCCGGGTAGATCGGTACGAGCGCGCGCGCCCAGTCGGTGTCGTCGTCCGAGGCGTCGATCAGGTGCATGTCGGGGTGGGCGAACTGCTTCTCCCCCCGGTACTCGCCGACGGTGCCGGCGAACATGCCCCAGGCGTTCACCTTCAGGTGTGCGTGGCGGTGGTTGAAGAAGACCAGCTTCATCCGGCCGCTGCCGTCGCCGACGACGACCTCGGTGAGGCTGCCCCGGCGGTTGCGCATGGGGCGCGTCGTGACGCTCCTGACCTGCGCCAGGACCGTGACGCGGTCACCCACCTGGACGTCGGCGAGGTCGGCCTG is from Blastococcus sp. HT6-4 and encodes:
- the rpmF gene encoding 50S ribosomal protein L32, whose translation is MAVPKRKMSRANTRMRRSQWKATAPTLSPCPNRACGELKPPHQACPTCGQYDGRQVLSV
- the coaD gene encoding pantetheine-phosphate adenylyltransferase is translated as MRRAVCPGSFDPVTNGHVDVINRAAGLYDELVVAVLVNPGKAGLFPVEERMELLRDAVSELPNVTVDSFSGLLVDYCRSHDIPVIVKGLRAVSDFEYELQMAQMNRELAAVETLFVPTAPQVGHLSSSLVKQIATFGGDVSRLVPKAVHDRLAEHARRAGR
- the rnc gene encoding ribonuclease III gives rise to the protein MGTTAAATHPAEDAGGGRAPGTVPDPGGAAHTERAAAWLDDALGVALPGDLLGLTLTHRSFAYENGGLPTNERLEFLGDSVLGLVVTDELYRSQPDLPEGQLAKLRASVVNMTSLAKVARRLGDGGLGPHLLLGRGEETTGGREKDSILADALEALIGAIHLGCGLDTAAAIVHRLFDPLLVEAATRGAGLDWKTSLQELGAAQGLGAPVYRVDDEGPDHAKTFTAAVLLAGLVRGTGHGRTKKAAEQEAAEAAYRSLSED
- the rsmD gene encoding 16S rRNA (guanine(966)-N(2))-methyltransferase RsmD: MTRVISGLARGRRLAVPPAGVRPTGDKARGALFNSLGSLVDLDGAAVLDLYAGSGALGLEALSRGAASVVFVESGPRVLPVLRANLAAVGLPGGRVIAGSVPAVLAGAPPAAFDVVLADPPYDVAADEVQDVLRTLVTGGWLLPGGVVVVERSSREQPWEWPTPLEGLRDRRYGEAVLRYGRRP
- the mutM gene encoding bifunctional DNA-formamidopyrimidine glycosylase/DNA-(apurinic or apyrimidinic site) lyase, producing MPELPEVEVVRRGLEQWVAGRTVAAVEVHHPRAVRRHLEGPDHFVQVLTGRTLAAAHRRGKYLWLPLAEPDGAPSGRSLVAHLGMSGQLLVEKPSAPDETHLRARFTFTDGGRELRFVDQRTFGGLAVEESEGERIPARLAHIAIDPLDPSFDVDAFSAALRRRRTEVKRALLDQTLIGGVGNIYADEALWRARLHGARPTDKLTRAQVADLLDGVRDVLGEALAQGGTSFDSLYVDVNGQSGYFSRFLAVYGQGDRPCPRCGTAIRRESFMNRSSYSCPACQPRPRTRRS
- a CDS encoding DUF177 domain-containing protein, with the translated sequence MPSAQPNRPGAASSEDRRPAANPWKVDLRELGRRAGSLHEIERTAPAPGDWRVELIGVPESAEVRVRLRLESVMEGVLVTGELDVPVVGSCARCLEPIEDTLSLDVQELYAYSGSTTEATSEEDEVRRVEGDFLDLEPLARDTVVLSLPLAPVCTDDCGGLCVGCGQRVDDLPADHTHEVTDPRWAALADRFASSPDTPGESTTPEEN